In a single window of the Candidatus Kaiserbacteria bacterium genome:
- the asnB gene encoding asparagine synthase (glutamine-hydrolyzing), which yields MCTKKGDVSLVFNGEIYNYQELREEFLGSYEFRGSSDTEVLLHLYEELGETFLTKIQGMFALALYDTKKGILLLARDHVGKKPLYWTHHDSTFIFGSELKALRKHPSCPKKISTTALAQYLVYEYVPGPATIYENVSKLDPGTYLIYDGKNVTQGTFGRIISTQGAYTKNFESAKDELHALLQTAVQKRMVADVPVGVFLSGGLDSSTIAYFAQKSSTNQIKTFSIGFKDTSFDEREYAREVATFLGTDHHEYVVGPEELLKVIHEIPQVLDEPIADSSIIPSLILSRYTSKEVKVVLGGDGSDEIFFGYGTFFAHRVGLWYEKIPKCITRVIRYVVERLPVSHAYMSFDFKAKKFISGFQYDKGSP from the coding sequence ATGTGTACAAAGAAGGGAGATGTATCACTTGTGTTTAATGGTGAAATATATAATTACCAAGAACTCAGGGAAGAATTTTTAGGATCATACGAATTTAGGGGAAGTAGTGATACGGAAGTACTGCTCCATCTCTATGAAGAATTGGGGGAAACTTTTCTTACAAAAATTCAGGGGATGTTTGCGTTAGCCCTTTATGATACGAAGAAAGGCATACTCCTTCTTGCGCGAGACCATGTCGGGAAAAAACCATTGTACTGGACTCACCATGACAGCACATTTATTTTTGGTTCCGAACTCAAGGCACTCAGGAAGCATCCTTCGTGTCCAAAGAAAATAAGCACCACCGCACTCGCACAGTACTTGGTGTATGAGTATGTTCCTGGACCAGCGACTATTTATGAAAACGTGAGTAAACTTGATCCGGGGACATATCTTATCTATGACGGGAAAAATGTGACGCAGGGGACGTTTGGCAGGATTATCTCGACACAGGGAGCATACACAAAGAATTTTGAAAGTGCGAAAGACGAACTCCATGCGCTTCTTCAGACTGCGGTACAAAAACGCATGGTCGCGGATGTTCCTGTAGGCGTCTTTCTCAGTGGTGGTCTTGATTCAAGTACGATTGCATACTTTGCACAAAAATCATCCACAAACCAGATTAAGACATTTTCAATCGGCTTCAAGGATACAAGTTTTGATGAGCGTGAGTATGCTCGGGAAGTGGCAACATTTCTTGGGACTGACCACCATGAGTACGTCGTGGGTCCAGAAGAATTACTCAAAGTGATTCACGAGATACCCCAGGTACTCGATGAACCAATCGCCGACTCTTCAATCATTCCATCACTCATATTGTCTCGGTACACGAGTAAGGAGGTGAAGGTGGTGCTTGGGGGAGATGGGTCCGATGAAATTTTCTTTGGGTACGGCACATTTTTTGCACACCGTGTGGGACTTTGGTATGAAAAAATACCAAAGTGTATTACGCGCGTAATACGTTATGTGGTGGAACGACTTCCTGTCTCACATGCGTACATGAGTTTTGATTTTAAGGCAAAGAAATTTATCTCAGGTTTTCAGTACGACAAGGGCTCGCCGTAA
- a CDS encoding class I SAM-dependent methyltransferase: protein MSSQNRFGYEWEKYSWVTRDYEKQFLNWTNPMQPSDWVGKKVLDAGCGMGRNSLWPMKFGAASVTAFDFDERSVARAKETLKEYPTATCTFKVSMILRGRMSLMLHSQLA, encoded by the coding sequence ATGTCATCACAAAATAGATTTGGATACGAATGGGAAAAATATTCTTGGGTAACCCGGGATTACGAGAAGCAGTTTTTGAATTGGACAAACCCCATGCAACCTTCCGACTGGGTAGGGAAGAAGGTGCTTGATGCTGGCTGTGGTATGGGTAGAAATAGTTTGTGGCCAATGAAGTTTGGTGCTGCCTCCGTCACTGCATTTGATTTTGATGAACGCTCTGTAGCACGAGCAAAAGAGACACTCAAAGAATATCCGACTGCGACGTGCACTTTCAAAGTATCTATGATATTACGTGGAAGAATGAGTTTGATGTTGCATTCTCAATTGGCGTGA
- a CDS encoding methyltransferase domain-containing protein: MHFQSIYDITWKNEFDVAFSIGVIHHLRDPKKALANMIDALKSGGKLLVWVYGYEGNEWIVRYVDPVRIHITSKLPLPLVHLLSYFCSVPLYAFVKICKGPSAYLKQLSTFNFWHVHSIVFDQLIPDVAHYWKKEEVRALVADLPLTDITVSPPPNKSGWILVGIKM; this comes from the coding sequence GTGCACTTTCAAAGTATCTATGATATTACGTGGAAGAATGAGTTTGATGTTGCATTCTCAATTGGCGTGATTCACCATTTACGAGACCCAAAAAAAGCACTCGCCAATATGATAGACGCGCTTAAATCAGGGGGAAAACTTTTGGTATGGGTATATGGGTATGAGGGGAATGAGTGGATAGTGCGGTATGTCGATCCTGTACGTATTCATATCACGTCAAAACTGCCGCTCCCCCTTGTGCACCTCCTCTCATATTTTTGTTCTGTTCCGTTGTATGCGTTTGTAAAAATATGCAAAGGTCCGAGCGCGTATCTCAAGCAACTCTCGACATTCAATTTTTGGCATGTGCACAGTATTGTGTTCGACCAACTCATTCCTGATGTTGCACATTACTGGAAAAAAGAAGAAGTGCGGGCACTGGTCGCAGACCTCCCCCTTACGGATATAACTGTTTCTCCACCACCAAATAAATCGGGGTGGATTTTGGTGGGAATTAAAATGTAG
- a CDS encoding GtrA family protein: MKKLLKSYRNLQLKYALLIRQIMKFSLTGLIAIFVLLTSLFFFTEIIGIWYLFSVVLANICTLIVNFLVQKYFVFSNYDTNVARKQFIWFIVLSVGYLIVNTLLMYLWVTVIKWPYLYAQTLNVILLAMITFYINRKYIFV; this comes from the coding sequence ATGAAGAAATTACTTAAGTCCTATAGAAATTTACAATTAAAATATGCCTTACTTATTAGACAGATAATGAAGTTTTCGCTTACTGGTTTGATTGCAATATTTGTATTACTTACGTCACTGTTTTTTTTCACTGAGATTATTGGGATATGGTATTTATTCTCTGTTGTCCTTGCAAATATTTGTACATTGATAGTGAATTTTTTAGTTCAAAAATATTTTGTCTTTTCTAATTATGATACAAATGTTGCTAGAAAACAATTTATATGGTTTATCGTCTTGTCGGTGGGTTATCTTATCGTAAATACATTACTTATGTATCTTTGGGTAACTGTCATAAAATGGCCATATTTGTATGCACAAACACTTAATGTTATTCTTCTAGCCATGATCACGTTCTACATTAACCGAAAATATATTTTTGTTTAG